The following proteins are co-located in the Siansivirga zeaxanthinifaciens CC-SAMT-1 genome:
- a CDS encoding queuosine precursor transporter → MTLKNKLAAQRIYLLLGGLFITSLVVSNLIFQKFFYWYPFDMEIFGSKLFEISVGILPYPITFLITDLISEIYGKKRANDIVVVGIFASLFSLLIVFTASHVPATSWSYVSDDMFSTVFGNSAIAVFASMLTYLFAQFVDIQIYHFWKRVTKGKHLWIRNNFSTWFSQFVDTLSIVTLLCFFGIIDWANFNGLLISGFLFKLIIAVLDTPFLYLGVFLFSKRFNLKVNEEIDLI, encoded by the coding sequence ATGACCTTAAAAAACAAACTTGCTGCCCAACGTATTTATCTGCTTTTAGGAGGATTGTTTATTACCTCGCTGGTGGTATCAAATTTAATTTTTCAAAAATTCTTTTACTGGTATCCGTTTGATATGGAGATTTTTGGCAGCAAACTTTTTGAAATATCGGTAGGTATTTTACCTTATCCTATCACCTTTTTAATCACCGATTTAATTAGTGAAATTTATGGTAAAAAACGCGCCAACGACATTGTGGTGGTTGGTATATTTGCTTCACTTTTCTCTTTATTAATTGTTTTTACAGCCAGCCATGTGCCAGCTACCTCTTGGTCTTATGTTAGCGACGACATGTTTAGCACCGTATTTGGCAACTCGGCCATCGCTGTTTTTGCCAGTATGCTTACCTATTTGTTTGCACAGTTTGTAGATATTCAAATTTATCATTTCTGGAAACGCGTAACCAAAGGCAAACATCTCTGGATTAGAAATAATTTTTCTACCTGGTTTTCTCAATTTGTTGATACCCTTAGTATTGTAACCCTTTTATGTTTTTTCGGTATTATAGATTGGGCCAATTTTAACGGACTGCTTATTAGTGGTTTTCTATTTAAGCTCATTATTGCCGTTTTAGATACCCCATTTTTATATTTAGGTGTGTTTTTATTTAGTAAACGCTTCAATTTAAAGGTGAACGAAGAAATAGACCTCATATAA
- the folK gene encoding 2-amino-4-hydroxy-6-hydroxymethyldihydropteridine diphosphokinase: protein MMQPTTFYVALGSNKGDKFKNLQDAIDLIHFKIGHITLISKVYKSPAFGFESDDFFNCCLILESYLEPQVVLESLLKIETQLGRVRTDLNTYEARIIDLDIILVEDQIINTNTLIVPHPEMQKRKFVLQPLSDIASNVKHPLLQKDIAHLLVDCADPSVLEPINIGLKKPSKAIDFSKYSFIAIEGNIGAGKTSLANKIANDFNAKLILERFADNPFLPKFYNDAVRYAFPLEMSFLADRYQQISDDLSQLDLFKDFIVSDYDVFKSLIFSKITLQEDEFKLYRKLFYLMYKELRKPDLYVYLYQDTERLQENIKKRGRDYEQNIANEYLEKINTGYLEFLKTQTEFNVKIIDISNRDFVKNRSDYLWVLREILLNS from the coding sequence ATGATGCAACCAACCACATTTTACGTAGCTTTAGGAAGTAATAAAGGCGATAAATTTAAAAATCTACAGGACGCTATAGATTTAATTCATTTTAAAATTGGCCACATTACCCTTATTTCTAAAGTGTATAAATCGCCAGCTTTTGGTTTTGAAAGTGACGATTTTTTTAATTGTTGCCTCATTCTAGAAAGCTATTTAGAACCCCAGGTGGTTTTAGAGTCTTTGCTAAAAATTGAAACACAACTAGGACGTGTTCGAACAGACCTAAACACATACGAAGCACGTATTATCGATTTAGATATTATTTTGGTTGAAGACCAGATTATAAATACAAACACACTAATAGTACCGCATCCCGAAATGCAAAAACGAAAGTTTGTTTTGCAGCCATTAAGCGATATTGCATCAAATGTAAAACACCCATTATTACAAAAAGATATTGCGCATTTGTTAGTTGATTGTGCCGACCCAAGTGTTCTGGAACCTATTAATATTGGGTTAAAAAAACCAAGTAAAGCCATCGATTTTTCTAAATATAGTTTTATTGCTATTGAAGGTAATATAGGAGCAGGAAAAACCAGTTTAGCTAACAAAATAGCCAACGATTTTAATGCAAAACTTATTTTAGAACGGTTTGCCGATAATCCGTTTTTGCCCAAGTTTTATAACGATGCGGTGCGTTATGCTTTTCCATTAGAAATGTCTTTCCTTGCCGATAGATACCAACAAATTAGCGACGATTTATCGCAACTTGATTTGTTTAAAGATTTTATTGTTAGTGATTATGATGTTTTTAAATCGCTCATTTTTTCAAAAATAACATTACAAGAAGACGAGTTTAAACTATACAGAAAGTTGTTTTATTTAATGTATAAAGAGCTTCGTAAACCCGATTTATATGTGTATTTGTATCAAGATACCGAACGTTTGCAGGAAAATATTAAAAAACGCGGACGCGATTACGAGCAAAATATAGCCAATGAATATCTCGAAAAAATCAATACGGGCTATTTAGAATTTTTAAAAACACAAACCGAATTTAACGTAAAAATTATTGATATTTCCAATAGAGATTTCGTAAAAAATCGTTCTGATTATTTATGGGTTTTGAGAGAGATATTATTAAATTCTTGA
- a CDS encoding class I SAM-dependent methyltransferase — MEKKSKTPWPTKAVMEQIYNMHLWGGHTFDFYSGEGSHEPKIITPYIETVITFLKSHKKPLVVCDLGCGDFNIGKHLIKFTKTYIAIDIVDSLIKRNKKLFKADNLEFHCINIAIDELPNADCIILRQVLQHLSNAEIKSILKKIHYYKYIILTEHIPLGDFIPNKDIISGQGIRLKHDSGVDLLKPPFNLKINCAKQLTTYYLDRPNKSQIITILYELP, encoded by the coding sequence TTGGAAAAAAAATCAAAAACACCCTGGCCAACAAAAGCTGTTATGGAACAAATCTATAACATGCATCTTTGGGGAGGCCATACATTTGATTTTTACTCGGGTGAAGGATCTCACGAACCTAAAATTATAACCCCCTATATAGAAACTGTAATCACTTTTTTAAAATCTCATAAAAAACCACTGGTAGTCTGCGATTTAGGTTGTGGCGATTTTAATATTGGAAAGCACCTTATAAAATTCACTAAAACATATATTGCTATTGATATTGTGGATAGCCTAATTAAAAGAAATAAAAAATTATTTAAAGCTGATAATTTAGAATTCCACTGCATAAATATTGCAATAGATGAACTTCCTAATGCAGACTGTATTATTTTAAGACAAGTATTGCAACATTTATCAAACGCTGAGATTAAAAGCATCCTTAAAAAAATCCACTATTATAAATATATTATCCTAACTGAGCATATTCCTTTAGGTGATTTTATTCCGAATAAGGATATTATATCTGGCCAAGGTATTCGGTTAAAACACGATAGTGGAGTTGATTTATTAAAACCTCCATTTAATTTAAAAATTAATTGTGCGAAACAACTAACAACGTATTATTTAGATAGACCCAACAAAAGTCAAATTATCACCATATTATATGAATTACCATAA
- a CDS encoding RNA methyltransferase, with translation MRKLKNSELDRLSVDDFKEAKKTPLIIVLDNIRSLNNIGSVFRTSDAFLVEKIYLCGITATPPNKDIHKTALGSTDTVAWQYVENTMDLIEKLKAQNIKICAIEQAENATMLNNFAPEAHTTYALVFGNEVKGVSQKVVSASDVVIEIPQYGTKHSLNISVSCGIVIWDVFSKLHQATQ, from the coding sequence ATGCGAAAACTAAAAAACAGCGAATTAGACCGATTGAGTGTCGATGATTTTAAAGAAGCAAAAAAAACACCTCTAATTATTGTGTTAGACAATATTAGAAGTTTAAACAATATTGGCTCTGTTTTTAGAACAAGTGATGCTTTTTTAGTTGAAAAAATTTACCTCTGTGGCATTACGGCAACACCGCCAAACAAAGATATTCATAAAACAGCATTAGGAAGCACCGATACCGTAGCCTGGCAATATGTTGAAAACACCATGGATTTAATTGAAAAACTAAAAGCTCAAAACATTAAAATATGCGCTATTGAGCAGGCCGAAAATGCTACAATGCTAAATAATTTTGCACCCGAAGCCCATACAACTTATGCTTTAGTTTTTGGCAACGAAGTTAAAGGTGTTTCACAAAAAGTGGTTTCTGCAAGCGATGTGGTTATTGAAATTCCGCAATACGGCACCAAACATTCTTTAAATATTTCGGTGAGTTGCGGTATTGTAATTTGGGATGTGTTTAGTAAGCTGCATCAAGCAACGCAATAA
- the mutS gene encoding DNA mismatch repair protein MutS, with product MAKKEKKETPLMKQYNAIKAKYPDALLLFRVGDFYETFGEDAIKTAGILGIILTKRGAGSESEIELAGFPHHSLNTYLPKLVKAGERVAICDQLEDPKQTKTIVKRGVTELVTPGVALNDEVLISKSNNFLCSVYFDKKNIGVSFLDISTGEFLTSQGNAEYIDKLLQNFNPSEVLVSKQKRTLFNETFGTDFHTFYLEDWVYQTDYAYETLIKHFNTKTLKGFGIEALQEGIIASGSVLHYLSETQHNKLEHIASISRIAEDDYVWMDKFTIRNLELYNSTNNNAVTLLSVIDKTISPMGGRMLKRWLALPLKSIDKIKQRHEVVSFFTKETSVLQKIQNQIKHIGDLERLISKIATGKVNPREVIQLKNSLEAIVPIKSIASNCTNESLKIIGDNLQSCDVLRAKVKEMLNEDAPVNVLKGHTISAGFSQELDELRGLSKSGKDYLDNMLKRESELTGITSLKIDSNNVFGYYIEVRNTHKDKVPDSWIRKQTLVNAERYITEELKEYETKILGAEDKILAIEQQLFAELVAWLNQYIKPVQQNAYLIGQLDCLCGFAQLAIDNNYIYPEMDASFDLDIKEGRHPVIEKQLPIGEAYIANDVFLDRATQQIIMITGPNMSGKSAILRQTALIVLLAQMGSFVPAKEARIGLVDKIFTRVGASDNISMGESTFMVEMNETASILNNISDRSLVLLDEIGRGTSTYDGISIAWAISEYLHEHPSKPKTLFATHYHELNEMTETFSRIKNFNVSVKELKDNVLFLRKLVEGGSEHSFGIHVAKMAGMPQQVLRRANQVLKKLEKSHSSEELTETVKSLNNEMQLSFFNLDDPLLENIKEEILHTDIDTLTPVEALMKLNEIKRMLVKKSKN from the coding sequence TTGGCAAAAAAAGAGAAAAAAGAAACACCTTTAATGAAGCAGTATAACGCTATAAAAGCAAAATATCCTGATGCTTTATTGTTGTTTCGCGTGGGTGATTTTTATGAAACCTTTGGTGAAGATGCTATTAAAACCGCTGGGATTTTAGGTATTATTTTGACTAAGCGTGGCGCTGGAAGTGAGAGTGAAATTGAACTAGCAGGATTTCCGCACCATTCTTTAAATACGTATTTACCAAAACTTGTAAAAGCCGGAGAGCGCGTTGCTATATGCGATCAATTAGAAGACCCCAAGCAAACAAAAACCATTGTAAAGCGAGGTGTTACCGAGTTAGTAACGCCTGGTGTAGCCTTAAATGATGAGGTATTAATATCGAAATCGAATAACTTTTTATGTTCGGTGTATTTCGATAAAAAAAACATTGGTGTTTCTTTTTTAGATATCTCTACAGGTGAGTTTTTAACCTCACAAGGCAATGCCGAATACATTGATAAGTTATTACAAAATTTTAATCCGAGTGAAGTTTTGGTTTCTAAGCAAAAACGCACGTTGTTTAACGAAACGTTTGGCACCGATTTTCATACATTTTATTTAGAAGATTGGGTTTACCAAACCGATTATGCTTACGAAACCTTAATTAAACATTTTAACACAAAAACCTTAAAAGGGTTTGGTATTGAAGCGTTGCAGGAAGGTATTATAGCCTCGGGTTCGGTGCTTCATTATTTATCGGAAACGCAGCATAATAAATTAGAGCATATTGCCTCTATTTCAAGAATTGCCGAAGACGATTATGTTTGGATGGATAAATTTACCATTCGTAATTTAGAGTTGTACAATTCTACAAACAACAATGCGGTTACCCTTTTAAGCGTCATTGATAAAACAATTTCGCCTATGGGCGGGCGTATGTTAAAACGCTGGTTGGCCTTACCTCTTAAAAGCATCGATAAAATAAAGCAACGCCATGAAGTGGTTAGTTTTTTCACCAAGGAAACTTCGGTGCTTCAGAAAATACAAAATCAAATAAAACATATTGGCGATTTAGAGCGGTTAATTTCAAAAATAGCTACCGGAAAAGTTAATCCGCGTGAGGTTATTCAGCTTAAAAATTCATTAGAAGCTATAGTTCCTATAAAATCGATTGCTTCAAACTGCACAAACGAATCTTTAAAAATTATAGGCGATAATTTGCAAAGTTGCGATGTACTTCGCGCCAAAGTGAAAGAAATGCTTAATGAAGACGCGCCTGTAAATGTATTAAAAGGTCATACCATTTCAGCGGGCTTTTCGCAAGAGTTAGACGAGCTTCGAGGTTTATCAAAATCAGGAAAAGATTATCTCGATAATATGCTTAAACGCGAAAGTGAACTTACGGGCATCACGTCGCTTAAAATAGATTCAAACAACGTTTTTGGTTATTATATTGAAGTGCGCAACACGCATAAAGATAAAGTGCCAGACAGCTGGATACGAAAGCAAACCTTAGTAAATGCCGAGCGCTATATAACCGAAGAATTAAAAGAATACGAAACCAAAATATTAGGTGCCGAAGATAAAATTCTAGCCATCGAGCAGCAATTGTTTGCCGAATTGGTAGCATGGTTAAACCAATATATAAAACCGGTACAACAAAATGCCTATTTAATTGGCCAGTTAGACTGTTTATGTGGTTTTGCTCAATTAGCTATCGATAATAACTACATCTACCCAGAGATGGATGCTAGTTTTGATTTAGATATTAAAGAGGGACGCCATCCAGTTATAGAAAAACAATTGCCTATTGGAGAAGCCTACATTGCCAACGATGTGTTTTTAGATAGAGCAACCCAGCAAATTATCATGATTACCGGGCCCAATATGTCGGGTAAATCGGCTATTTTACGTCAAACAGCCTTAATCGTTTTATTGGCTCAAATGGGTAGTTTTGTTCCAGCAAAAGAAGCCCGAATTGGTTTAGTAGATAAAATATTTACCAGAGTAGGAGCGAGCGATAATATCTCGATGGGCGAATCGACTTTTATGGTTGAAATGAACGAAACAGCTTCTATTCTTAATAATATATCCGATAGAAGTTTGGTGTTACTCGATGAAATTGGTCGTGGCACCAGTACTTATGATGGTATTTCTATAGCCTGGGCGATTAGTGAGTATTTACATGAACACCCATCAAAACCCAAAACATTATTTGCAACACATTACCACGAACTTAATGAAATGACCGAAACTTTTAGTCGTATTAAAAACTTTAATGTTTCGGTAAAAGAATTAAAAGACAATGTGCTTTTTTTAAGAAAACTGGTAGAAGGTGGTAGCGAGCATAGTTTTGGTATTCATGTAGCTAAAATGGCCGGAATGCCGCAGCAGGTTTTGCGACGCGCTAATCAGGTTTTGAAAAAATTAGAGAAGTCGCATTCCAGTGAAGAACTCACCGAAACAGTTAAATCTTTAAATAATGAGATGCAACTCAGTTTTTTTAATTTAGACGACCCTTTGTTAGAAAATATAAAAGAAGAAATACTACATACTGATATAGATACACTTACACCTGTTGAAGCCCTCATGAAATTAAACGAAATTAAACGTATGTTGGTAAAGAAATCTAAAAACTAA